A segment of the Geoglobus ahangari genome:
CCTGCAGACCCTCGATGCTCTCTTGAGGCATGACGTGGAGGTCTTCGCCGAATACGAGTCGGAGATCAGGCACAACCTCGTGGCCAAGAAGCGACTGCCCCTCAGGGACATAGAGGTCGTGTACTCCCACCCTCAGGCAATAGCCCAGTGCAGCGAGTTCATAAACAACTACCTACCGCACGCGGAGATAAGGTACACGAGAACCACAAGCGAGGCGATAGAGATGCTGGACGACAGGTCAGCGGCCATAGCGTCTGAGCTCGCGGCCAAGCTCTACAGGCTGCAGGTCATAAAGAGGGACATTCAGTCATTGACGTCAAACAGGACGAGGTTCTACATTATACGGAGGAGTGGCGGCTCTGTGAATGGTGATGAGAGCCTGACGTGCCTGTTCTTCGGAGTGGATGACAGGCCGGGGGCACTCTACAGGGTGCTTGAGGTCTTCTACAAGAACGGGATAAACCTCAGGAAGCTCGAGAGCAGGCCAGCTGGCACGAGGCTCGGGGACTACATATTCTTCGCCGAGGCTGAGGAAAAGCTCGGAGAAAACATCGTGGAGGAGATAAAAAAGAGAACGACGTTCTGCAAGGTCGCTGGCTTCTTCAGGAAGGTTGACAGGCTCGACGTCTTCACAGGTTAGAGAACATCATCAGAAACAGGATTCCGAAGAGCATCGCGAACATGAAGATGATGTAGTTCCTCTGCTTCTTTCTGTCCTCCTCGTACCTGTTCTGGCACTCCTTTCCGCAGAATATCTCCTCAGGCTCTATGGCCTTACCGCAAACAACGCAGTGCCTGTGCGGAATTATTCCGGGCATGTGGCAAATTCTGCGAGCCCGTATAAATAGTTTATTTCTCCTTTATGTACTTCTCAAGAACCGAATCGAGTTCGACCTCGTAACCCCTGACCCTGAGCCTGAAGACGTACTTCTCGTCTATTGGCGTTTCGGACTTCAGGATGAACGTGAGCTGGTTGTCGTTTAGCTCCTTCTCGAGGTGGAAGATCTCGGAGAACAGCCTCGAGATAAGGATCTCGTCTCTCCTCGGCTGGGCACCCTTGATCATCAGCCCGACGACCGTGCCGTTCTTCCCCTCCACCTTGTTCATCAGGTTGGCGAGGAAGAGGTATGTTTTTTCGAGGCCGTGAACAAGAATGAGCTCGGAGATGAGGGTTATGCAGACAGAAGAAGGCTCCCTTCTCGTCTCTATCGATTTTGACAGGAGAATGTTGATCTCGTTGAGGTTGGCGATGTTGAACTTTCTGGAGCTGAAAATCTCGAGATTCGGTCTCTTTCTGTAGGCGTCGATTATTCTCTGAACTATGAGGGGATTTTCCGAGGGGAACCAAATTACGTTATCTGAGACCTTTGTGGTGATGTTGTATGCCAGTGAGGTTCCGCCGAAGCCACTGTCTGCTATGACGAGATAGCTTTTGACCATTACTCATCACACCTGGGGTGATAATATAATCTTTACTGCCAATTTATTAACCTTATTCCCTAAATACTTCTCTTAGCCTCCATCATTATGATGGATTAGCCACCAGAAATAACCCTGAGCACTTTAACCTCTCCGTCTTCTACGGTGGAGTCTATGGGCACAGGTTCGGTATTCTTAACGAGCACCACGGTCTCAGGATTGATTCCGAACTCCTCAAGAAGCTCTGAATACTTCTTCCCCGGCTCAACCTCAACCTCCCTCTCCCTGATATCGAACCCTCCTAAAAAAGTGAACTTGACCTTAATCCTCCTCCGGTAGGATTTCTCTTGCGACCTCATGAACGGTTCTATCTTCCCTCGGGTTTTTAATGTCATCGACATTCTTGAGAAGCAGCTTCTCATCCTTCATGATCTCCTTCTTCCTGCCCTTTCTCCTGAAAAGCCTCCAGTTAAAGCGTCTCATATGGGATCACAATTATATAGTTGGTTTTTCCCCTATATTAATATTCTCCGACCCCGGCGTAAAATTTCTCAGAAGATATTATTTAAATGCACCAAACAAATCCACCCTACCCCTCCTTGCAAGCACATCCTTGAGAGTGTTCTTCACTCCGGAGATATCTCCCTTCTTGGCCACCGTGGGAATAACCCTCTCCCTGTCCACACTCATTCTGGATGAGATGTACTCAAGCACCTCCTCGCCGTTCTCGACCTTGTCGAACTTGTTCGCGCAGACTATCACCTCAACACCCACATCTCGCAAGAAATCGGCCATCTCAACGTCAACCGGGATGTATCCCCTGCTGTCCCACCTCTCCACAACTTCTCTGAAGGCCTTGGAGTCGATCACTATCACTCCCGCAGCGATTCTGCTCGCGTTCTCCTCAATGTAGTGGACGATGAAGTCCTTCACCCTCTCGTTGAACCCCCTGCTTACACCTTTAACATACCCAAAACCCGGGAGGTCGGTGGCGAGAAGGTCTCTGTAGCTGTAGAAGTTCGGGGCGATGGTCGTGCCGGGCCTCTTTCCTTTCCTCACCCGGACACCGAAAAGGTGGGAAAAGAGGGTGGACTTGCCAACGTTCGATCTGCCTGTAAAAATTATCTCGATGTTAACCCGGCCAGAGCCCATAGTACGCGTTGAGAATTATCGTCAGGAATCCAACCACGAGGCCGAAAGCGAGCACGGCTTTTGGACTTATCTTTATCTGAGTCTTCTCCTCCTCGAAGTACCTCATTATTCCTGCCGAGGACATCAGTGGTGGTGCCTTCTCCTTCTTCGCCATGGGGAATGGTATTATACCCCATGTATTTAACTTTATCCATGCAACCCCTCAGAGTCCTCGATGCCGTGAGCGGAGAAACGGGCTACTTCCTTCTGGACTCGGAGTGGAGGTTCGAGGTTGCGAGCGTGACTCCCGACTTCGTCGTCTTCCCCTCATTCTTCAACGCCCACACCCACATAGGCGACTCTGCTGTAGAGGCTCCGAAGATGGGGCTCGAGGAGCTTGTGGGGCCCGGGGGGTACAAGTTCAGGGTTCTTGAGGAGTCGAGCGAGGATGAGCTTGTCGAGTGGATGAGGAAATCAGTGGCACTGATTGCAAAAACAGCCTCAACATCGCTCGAGTTCAGGGAGGGGGGTCTGCGGGGATACGAGCTGTACCTGAAGGCAGATGAGGAGAGGAGGCTCATGGCCCTTTCAAGGCCATCGAGCGAGGAGGAAGCTAAGAGGCTCGTGGAGATATCGCAGGGCTTCAACTTCAGCAGCGTGAGGGATCACGACCTCGACCTTCTCGAGTTCTGCAGAAGATTGGCGAGGAAGCACGGGAAGGTTTTCGCGATTCATGCCGGGGAGAAAGATGGTGGGGACGTGGAAGATGCCCTGTCCCTCGAGCCGGACTTCATCATCCACATGAACATGGCGGAGAGGAGGCAGGTGGAGGAAGCAATGGAGACTGGAGCAGGAATAGTGACGTGCTTCAGGTCAAACGCGTTTTTTGGGCTCATGAACATCAAAAACTACGAGCTGTTCTCGGAGTACGAGAGGTGGATGATCGGCACGGATAATGCCATGATAGCATCCCCGTCAATGTTCGACGAGGTCAGGTTCGCGAGCTACCTGTTTGATCCGGAGGTTGTTTTTCAGGCCTCCACGAGGAACCCGTTTTTCGAGAGCTACACGATCGCGAGGATGGAGAAGGTGAACCCGCGAAACCCTGTGCTTTCGATAGTTCGTAGGCTCGAGAGCTGCGACGTCTTCAAAATTGTGAGGGGGAGCGTTTCCTTCGAGTAGTCAGACGTTCTCTCCCCTGTAGATCCCCGAGTACCCCTCGGTCTCTCCGTCGAGCCTGAAGAAGACGAGCTGCACTATTCTCGCGTTCCTCTTGAGCCACAGCCCGTCCTCGTTGTAAACCACCAGCCCCACCTCGCTCCTGCCAACGTATCCAGCATCCCACACGGCCGTGAGGATGTTCGCTCCGGCCCTTATGAGGCTCGACCTCGGTCTGGCAAGGGCCATCATGTCATTGGGGATTCTCACGACCTCGTTTATGTAGGCTCTGTAGTACCCCTTCTCCAGAAAGACCCACTCGTTCTCGAAGGGCATTTCCTCAGTTTCTGGAATTCTCCTCTCGGAGTTGTCGAAGTCCAGCCTGCCCTCCCCTGAAATCCTCGCAACCTTTCTCAGCGTGCAGTCGAATCCGTTGGGCTGGAGCTGGGTCTCGAGGTCGACGTAGTCGGAGATCAGGGACTGGCTTTCAATCAGCCTCCGGATCTCATCCTTGGAGAGCACACCCATAGCGGAAGTATCTCACGCGGATATATACCTTCCTACCCTCCGAACCTCCAGCCCCTCCTTGCTGAGATGCTGGTGAAGTCTATGTAGTACGCATCCACCTCATCGTACATTTTGAGGTTTCTCGCAACCTCTACGGCAATTATGTGCGCGCACGGTGCTTTGCCTTTGAGGTTGAACTGGAAGTCCCTGCAGGTGCAGAACCTCTCGTCGACTATGTACTCCTCTCTGCCAACCACCACGAAGAAGTCTCTGTACCTCTTGACCCTCCGCTCCTTAACGTAGAAGAACGCCTTGTCACCTCTTTTACCAAAAACGTCAATCAGGTATTTGTAAAGGGAAAAATCGAACCTTTTGAACCTCTTCAGGTTCTCGAGCTCACTCCAGGTCATCCTCCACTTCCGTTCTGTCGATCTCGATGAGGTGGTGGACTGTGCTTATCGCATCTATGGCGTCAAGCCATCCGATGACGAACAGATCCTCGTCAGGAATTTCGAGATCCTCAGGCAACCTCTCACCTGCGAGTGCCTTGGCCGCCATCTTTGCCATGTCCTCGAACGCACCCTCAAGGTCTCCACTCTTCTCCTTCTTTATTGCGTCCTCCAGAAGCTTCTCGAAGGACTTTCTGCTGACCTTTCCGGCTATCGTCAGCTCGAGCCCCTTTGCGACCACCTTCATGTTCTCCTTGGTCATCTCGAGCAGCTCAGCCTTCACATCGTCTCCAACATCGTAGCTCCTGTCGAGGAGGGGCTTGCTCTCCTCTATGAACTTCAGAGCGTCCTTCTTGGTCACCTCCCTCTCCCTTATGCTCTTCAGGAGGTTCAGGCATGCGATTATGTAGTCGTCGAGCATCTTGTCGAACACTTCCAGCCCCTTCCCGCTCTCAAGGTCAAGCTCCTCGTCCTTTATCCTCTCAATCCAGTTGTTGAGCCTGTCTTCGGTGTAGAACATCAGCAGAACTTGTCAAGCCTGAAATATAACGTTTTTGTTCGGCAAAGAATTGAATGAAAAAGAGGTTCAGAGGTGGATGTAAACCGCGTCGATTATCCCGTCAAGCTTCTGCATCTCCTCGAGCACCTCTTCACTCGGCGGATCGTCAACGAGCAGAAGCATGAGCTGGATTCCCCCGGGCTTATCGCCATATCTGCCGACAATCATTCCGGCGATGTTGATGTTGTTCTTGCCGAACAGCGTTCCAACCCTGCCGATGACCCCGGGCTTGTCCTCGTGCAGGGAGATTATGTAGTGCCCTTTCGGGACGAAGTCGGTCTTGTACTTGTCTATCTTGATTATCCTGTAGTCGTCTCTGCCAAAGCTCGTTCCAGCAAGGTAGATCGACCTTCCTCTCCCCTCAACGTTCACCTCAAGCAGGCTCTCGTAGCTGTCGGTCTTCTCTATCTTGCTCTCCTCGACCTCTATGCCCCTCTCCTTTGCGATTGGCATCGCAGAAACAAGGTTTATGTTTGGCCCGAGTATGTACTCAAGCAGGCCCTTCAGCAGAGCCCTTGAGAGGTAGGATGTGTCTCTCTCGGCAAGCTTGCCCCTGTAGGTGACCTTGACCTTCTCGAAGTTCCCTCCGAGCCTTGCGGCGGCAATCTTCCCCATCTTCTCGGCCAGCTTCAGGTAGGGCATCAGGTATTCGAACTCCTCAGCGCTGAGGGATGGGAGGTTGACCGCGTTTCTGACCGGATACCCGTGGAATAGGTTTATTATGTCCTCTGCGATTATCAAACCCACGTTGGTCTGGGCCTCCTTTGTCGACGCACCTATGTGGGGGGTGGTGACGACGTTCTCCAGCTTGAGGAGTTCGCTGTTCGGGTCTGGGGGCTCGGTCGAGTAAACGTCAACCCCAGCGGCATACACCTTTCCGCTCTTTATCGCCCTGATAAGCGCGTCCTCGTTAATTATCCCTCCCCTCGCGCAGTTGATGACTATTACTCCATCCTTCATCCTCTCGAACTCTCTCTCGCCTATCAGGTTCTCGGTCTCCTTGGTTTTGGGAACGTGAACGGTTATTATGTCAGCGTTCTCTATGAGCTCGTCGAAGCTCACGAGCTTCACTCCGAGCTCTTTAGCCTTGCTCTCGCTTATGTATGGGTCGTAGGCAATAACGTTCATGTCAAAAGCCTTCGCCCTCTTGGCGACCTCGTAGCCTATCCTTCCCAAACCGATTACGCCTATGGTCTTCCCCCTGAGCTCCACTCCAACGAACTTCTTCCTCTCCCACTTGCCCTCCTTAACGCTCCTGTCGGCCTGGGGGATCTTCCTCGCCGCTGCGAGAATGAGGCCTATGGCAAGCTCAGCCGTCGAGACCGTGTTACCTCCGGGAGCGTTAACGACAATAATTCCCTTCTGCGTTGCCGCGTTCACGTCAATGTTGTCTACACCAACTCCAGCCCTGCCGATGATCTTGAGCCTCCTGCCCCTCTCTATGACCCTCGCGGTGACCTTCGGAGAGCTCCTCACTATGAGGGCGTCGTAGTTCTCGATTATCTCCTCAAGCTCCTCCTCACTTATTCCGGGCCTCTCGTCCACCACGAGGCCCTCTTTTCGCATTCTGTCAATCGCCTCTCTGGCGATACTGCTGGCCACGAGGACTTTCATCGGATTCTGCTGAATCTGGCTTAATATAAACTTTTTTGAACACGATTCAGATGGCATGATCGCCGAATCATAATGAAAAATAGTTAAAAATGGGCTACTTTCCGTTCGCAGACCTCAGAACCTCTCCCGTCCTGATCCTCACAGACTTCTCCACGGGCACGACGAATATCCTGCCGTCCCCGAACCTCCCGGTTCTCGCGTTCCTGCAGATTATCTCCACGACCTCGTCAACGTCCTCGTCATCCACGACTATCTCCAGCTTTATCTTGTGGAGCAGATCCACCTCAATCGTGCTGCCCCTGTACTGGAGCTGTATGCCCTTCTGCTCCCCCCTTCCCTTTACCTCCGTGACCGTCATGCCCACGTAGCCCTTCTCAGCCAGCGCATCTTCCACTGCCTCAAACTTCTCAGGCCTTATTATCGCGACGACCATCTTCATGCGTACCCCACCTCTCCGTGCTGGGGTATGTCGAGTCCAACGTACTCCTCCTCGAGGCTGACCCTCAGAGGCGTCACGGCATCAACGACCTTCGCTATCGCGAACGTCACGGCGAATGAGTACGCTATTGTCACGGCTACTGCAATCAGCTGGATGGTAAGCAGCGACGGGTTTCCGTAGAGCAGGCCCGCATAGCCCCCAATGGACGGGTTGGCGAAGAGACCAATCGCCAAGCTTCCGAAGGCACCGCCAACTCCGTGAACTGCCCACGCGTCGAGCGACTCGTCGATTCCCTTCCTGATTCTGAACTCGAGCGCGGTGAAGCAGAGGGCTCCTGCAATGATGCCGATGACTATGGCAGCGCGGACGTCAACGAAGCCCGCTGCTGGCGTTATCGTAGCAAGACCGGCAATCACTCCAGTTATCACTCCAAGGCTTCCCGGCTTGCCCTTCAGCCAGCTGATCGCCATCCACGTGAGCCCGGCAAAGCTTGAGGCCACGAATGTGACGGTTATGGCATTCACTGCAATCTCGTTTGCCGCAAGCGCACTACCACCATTGAACCCGAACCAGCCGAACCACAGCATCGCTCCGCCTATGAGCGTCAGCGGAATGTTGTGGGGCTCAATTGGGTGCTCTCCATACCCATACCTCTTGCCGAGCACGAATGCGAGGGCAAGCGCCCCGAACCCGGAGCTCACGTGGACAACAATCCCTCCTGCAAAGTCCAGCGCTCCGAGCTTTGCCAGCCACCCACCTCCCCAGAGCCAGTGGGCGAAGGGTATGTAGACCAGCGTCACCCAGAGCACGCCGAAGATCAGGAATGCAGAGAACCTCATTCTCTCCGCGATCGCTGACGTTATTATGGCGAGCGTTACCGCTGCGAACATCATCTGGTAGATCATGAAGAGCATCTCTGGAATGCCGTCGCCCCCAATGCTGACCCCGCTCAGGAAGGCCTTGCTCAAATCTCCTACGAACCCTCCAACGTCTCCCGAGAACGCCAGTGAGTAGCCGTACACTGTCCACAACGCTCCGACAATTATCGCGGAGACGATGCTCAGCGTGATCATCGAAATGACGTTCTTCTTCCTGACCATTCCGGCGTAGAAGAACCCCACTCCCGGGATCATCAGCATTACGAGTGCCGTTGATGCGAGTATCCACGCAACATCTCCAGCTTCCATGGATGCAGCAAGGAGGTGTGGTATTTAAACTTGTTTAGTAACTTTTCTGAAAAGTTCATAAAACTTGAAAAATACTGAAAAAATTCTAAAGAAAATTTAGTGAAGTCGGGCTGGACTTCAGCTATCTTAATTTGCTATTGAGTTTTTCGAAAAAATCCCGTTTTGCATTAACGATTTTTAGAAGTTTTCCGGTTTGATCAAAAATTTTTTAAATTATTTCTGCGAGCAGGGTGCATGAAGAACCCTCCCCGGATCTCAATCGCCCTCGACGAGGAGACCAACAGGATATTCACCGAGCTGAGGGGATCGTTCACAAGCGTCAGCGAGATGTTCAGGGAGCTCCTAAGGTTCTACAGCAGGTTCAGGTTCCTCGAAAATCAGGATCCGTTCAGGATAAAGACCTACGTCGAGATGCTCTCCGAGGGTGAGCACGTGATCCTCGACATAGACCACTGGGTCGCGTTTCTCAGGTTCATGAACACTCACCCAGAAAAGGAGAGGTTCTGGGAGGTTCATGAGAGGATCCCAAGTCGCACGCCGAGGAGTTCGAGGGGAGGGACGCGGAGTTCATACTGCGGAGATTGGAGGCCTGCAACTTCTTCAGGCTCAACGTCAAGAGCGGGGAGTACACCCTCGTCCTCTGGAATGACGAGGTCAAGGAGTTCGTGAGGGAGTTCCTCGAGGGCGTTTTCGAGGGCATGGGTATCAAGGCCGAGATCAAGGAGGAGATAGCCAAGCTGAGGGTCAGGTTTGAGCAGGGAGAGTAGAGAACAGAACAAAATTTGAATAAAAAATTAAGTCGTCATTCAGTCTTCTTCATCTCCTTCTCCCTCAGCACCCTCCTCAGTATCTTCCCCACAGCAGATTTGGGCAGCTCATCCACAAACTCTATCAGCCTCGGCACCTTGTAGGCAGCAAGCCTCTCCCTGCAGAACTTCTCGATCTCCTTCTCGTCCACCTTGCCTTTATACTCCTCCTTCAGCACGATGAACGCCTTGACCGTCTCCCCTCTGTACTTGTCAGGGACACCAATCACCGCGCACTCCAGCACAGCAGGATGCTCATACAGAACCTCCTCAACCTCCCTCGGATAGATGTTGTACCCACCCGCAATTATCACATCCTTCTTCCTGTCCACTATGTAGAAGTACCCATCCTCATCCATCTTCGCCATGTCTCCTGTGAGAAGCCACCCGTTCACGAGTGTCTTCTTCGTCTCCTCCTCCATCTTGTAGTACCCCTTCATCACCTGCGGGCCGTAAATTGCAAGCTCTCCCACTTCTCCAACCGGGAGGATCTTGCCCTCCTCGTCTATGACGACTGAATAGGTGTCCGGGAAGGGGATTCCTATGCTGCCCTCCTTGTTGAGCCCGTAGAAGGGGTTTCCGTGCGTGACGGGTGAGGTCTCGCTCAGGCCATAGCCCTCAATGAGCTTGGCCCCTGTCTCCTTCTCGAAGGCCCTTTTCAGCTCTATTGGCAGCGGAGCAGCCCCGCTTATGCACGCCTTCAGGGATGTGAGGTCGTGCTTCTTCAGATCCGGGTGGTTGAGTATCGCGTTGAACAGCGTTGGAACTCCGCAGAATATTGTCACCTTGTACTTGTCTATGGCCTGAATTATCCTCTTGATGTCTCTCGGGTCTGGCAGGAGGATTATCTTCCCACCAACGGCGATAGGGGCGTTCATGCTCGTCGTCATGCCGAACACGTGGAAGTATGGCAGAACTCCGAGGAACACGTCCCCTTTACCCCTCCCGGGTATCCACTCCACGGTCTGGTAAACGTTCGCTACGAGGTTGTAGTGGGTGAGCATCGCGGCCTTTGGCAGTCCTGTGGTTCCGCCGGTGTACTGGAACACAGCAACATCCTCCTTCGGGTTTATCTCCTCTCTTTCCTTCAGCTCCTCCCTGCTGAGCGCCTCCCTCCACTCGTATATGCCCTTCTCCTTCGGAATGCTCACCTTCTCCTTCTTGAACCTGTACAGGAAGTTCAGCGGGAAGGACAGGTACTCCTCCACCCTGCAGACGATGATGTGGTCAATCCTCCCCTCTTTCATGAGCCCCTGAATGTTCTTGTAAACGGGCTCGAAGATTATGGCAATTCTCGCCTCGCTGTTGTCCGCTATGTGCCTCAATTCTCTTTCAGTGTAGATCGGGTTGGCCTGAACCACCTTGCCTCCAGCCTTCAGCACCGCGTAGTAGGAGATGATGTAGTGGGGGATGTTGGGCAGGGCGAGCATCACCCCGTCTCCCTTCTTCACCCCGAGCTCCTTCAGGAAGGCTGCGAGCCTGTTTGATGCTTCATCAAGCTCCCTGAACGTGATTTCCTTGCCGAAGAATACAACTGCGGTGGCATCAGGTTTCTCCTTAGCCGTATTCTCCAGAAGAGCGTAAAGCGGCACCTCTGGATATTCGAGAGAATCGCGAACCCACTCGTCATAGAACTTCAGCCAGACCCTGTTTATCTCCTCTGGCCTTATCTCGGTAATGTTCCGTCCTTCCACACCCAGCGCCATGCTAAATTCTTGGCGATTAATTATTTAAAACTATCCCGAGGGTTAAGGTTAATATTCAGAAAGGGCCATGGCATGTGGAATGCGGGTTTACATTGAGACGTACGGCTGCACGACGAATCAGGCTGACACGGACATAATGAGGGGCATTCTCTCCCAGAGGCACGATGTCGTCGGGAGCCCTGATGATGCGGAGATAGTGGTCGTCAACACGTGCGGGGTCATAGACTTCACTGAGAGGAAAATAGTCAGGAGGATCCGGGAGCTTAAGGGCAGCGGCAAGAAGGTGATTGCCACTGGTTGTTTGTCGAGAATTTCGAGGAAAAACCTCAGAGAAGTCTGTGACGCGCTCGTCAGCCCCGACAACGTGCACAGGATAGATGAGGCGGTTGAGGGGGTTGCGAGGGGAGAGAGGGTTGAGATTCTGGAGGTAACGTCGGTTGACAAATCCGAGCTGTGTATGTACAAGAGGAGGCTTAACGAGAACGCCATAGCGATCGTGTCGATATCTGAGGGCTGTCTCGGAAGCTGCAGCTACTGTGCTACAAAAATCGCGAGGGGGAGGCTGAGGAGCTTCTCGGTTGAGAGCATTGTTAGAGAGGTTGAGGTTGCGGTGAAGGCTGGATACAGGGAGATACAGCTCACGTCTCAGGACACGGGAGCTTACGGCCTTGATAGGGGAGAGAATCTCGCCGATCTGCTTGAGAGGATAGCAGGGATAGAAGGGGACTTCAGGGTCAGGGTGGGCATGATGAACCCGCAGCACGCAGTGGCGATCCTTGACGATCTGATAAACGCGTTCAGCAGTGAGAAGATCTACAAGTTCCTGCACATCCCGGTTCAGAGCGGAGACAACAGGGTTCTGGAGGACATGAGGAGGGGACACACCGTGGAGGACTACGAGCATGTTGTCGAGGAGTTCAGGAGGAGCTTCGATGACGTCGTGGTTTCGACGGACATCATCGTCGGATTTCCGACTGAGACTGAGGAGTCGTTCTGGATGAGCTACGAGCTGATCGAGAGGATGAGGCCGGACATAGTCAACATAACCCG
Coding sequences within it:
- a CDS encoding tRNA (N(6)-L-threonylcarbamoyladenosine(37)-C(2))-methylthiotransferase; amino-acid sequence: MRVYIETYGCTTNQADTDIMRGILSQRHDVVGSPDDAEIVVVNTCGVIDFTERKIVRRIRELKGSGKKVIATGCLSRISRKNLREVCDALVSPDNVHRIDEAVEGVARGERVEILEVTSVDKSELCMYKRRLNENAIAIVSISEGCLGSCSYCATKIARGRLRSFSVESIVREVEVAVKAGYREIQLTSQDTGAYGLDRGENLADLLERIAGIEGDFRVRVGMMNPQHAVAILDDLINAFSSEKIYKFLHIPVQSGDNRVLEDMRRGHTVEDYEHVVEEFRRSFDDVVVSTDIIVGFPTETEESFWMSYELIERMRPDIVNITRFSPRKGTPAYRLRDMPDWIKKERSRKLTELTRRIGLENNLKFVGKSARVLVTKAGKNGTLLSRTDSYRPVIVESGKIGEFLSVKIEKAEFNYLKGSPC